One part of the Anser cygnoides isolate HZ-2024a breed goose chromosome 9, Taihu_goose_T2T_genome, whole genome shotgun sequence genome encodes these proteins:
- the SPHKAP gene encoding A-kinase anchor protein SPHKAP isoform X3, whose translation MLGLIKDAESNFESQLMQEVPEHQGNSTDSSGSSLGSSVTACKKILCSNSLLESTDYWLQNQRTPCQIGFLEDKSESNCASVCFVNLDANRDDCSDEQVQQKLISVSPSLPKLISSMNVQPPKENEIVLLSGLTSGNLQADYEVPQCPWLADVCLVQCARGDRKNSASCIIFEINKFLIGLELVQERQLQIEAHVSKPEDDTNCSVSSIEEDFLTASEHLEEENEADEYKTVGHEKISVSESSSDIKKNKGKGFENLHYRKARLPLILEGNSINKENTATRVSEAVNAVAEDGISQPEDKPDQEIPWQKELVETATSSVSTSNLTSGVEHSCSVNVLEDVSLTKMAKEELGPLHNPIAKHISKVDIEECAGGRKSDPPWQNEQASTGQYATNLAESVLQDAFIRLSQSQTTFNEEAAVSISVGSSCKSEDVSAARSWNELPKIVIVQSPDSCENVSDWPGSAFPNVCHWTESESSAEVSDYFEEEHSNGQSQSALEMALACAATVIGTISSPQAAEKFRQDQETTDSKNGAVDNEETQTASSQLLEDCSGTEYSFPSALCGMTQVASAVAVCGLGEAKEEKYPATSSGLLSAAQTSAAVTLHCSIAIGSSMEKLNDSIAKALLKEASTILTKPNTYKNVGHFMESINGRIIETAARPQIPHSDGVIRDELAQNLSNIILRHSIEEVRKKRQLQPCSENSSSTQDIFMETANELLFNVIYFTCKKMNDIRQVEECSPLFSDSPKAKKVTRVEGWPTQATTHETSHRPLDHSAAKPFGTCYSASKELGNGTGTRKTNMRDVNSKESATLNSELSRATGHNGLVAKTSPKKRYLKRTARDCYKSPNQGNNQKKKDYRSFSDRENSFANNECRHGVQEQQSSNAAANADNQVKHKCDAVLNDEVQVSLSLLGSHVLLPSQPLLQVKHSRDKYCITDFAEELAETVVSMATEIAAICLENSSGKQPWFCAWKRGNEYLVTQSLSCRTMKRKKETHANSSVVRKHRAPRLSEIKRKTDEHPELKEKLMNRVIDESINLEDAPDSVNIFANEVAAKIMNLTELSMVDSIWQGPNHPRNRLHCDRWSRAKASSCESIPEEDADSKASVNTLGLMNTFGQSVSQTSSVSKQSSCESITDEFSRFMVNQMENEGRGFDLLLDYYAGKNANNILTSALQQVAKKNGHLNVRPSCPSKQSSTESITEEFYRYMLREIEKENKDNLSSPRNSKDWCGSLLPPSLRSPFCFRQASMPDTRSSSSRLTVNIPVKANSLDGFAQHHRDSLSVQPVSTVASSGLCKSDSCLYQRCKTDQITDMLIHETWASSIESLMRKNKIIADEAEVAEADHFHSDSPPHVEQYANRLAANIVESGKSLIVVQQDSFDSTSQDHMLESKYPQSATRIQTKPKRDGINLDEQKEKMKNPGWLPAGQHREVPLIQIETDQRDEADKDSKSLTSHDSSGKEHQSNEKPPEAYAGKHTVSGSLLNSKNAQSRLDAEVPGETKTAEEFPNHLSSSEESTGSWSQLANDEDNPDDTSSYLQLSERSLSNGNSSTTSSLGIMDLEIYQENMPSSPMINELVEEKVFLKEQTENTEESTSGLSVGTANCQKDLLVINFDLEPECPDAELRATLQWIAASELGIPTIYFKKSQENRIEKFLDVVQLVQRKSWKVGDIFHAVVQYCKLSEEGREMTPSLFDWLLELG comes from the exons gTTTGCTTTGTGAATTTAGATGCAAACAGAGATGATTGCAGCGATGAGCAAGTGCAACAG AAATTGATCAGCGTCTCTCCAAGTCTCCCCAAACTCATCAGTTCTATGAATGTACAACCAcccaaggaaaatgaaatagtcCTGCTGAGTGGATTAACATCAGGAAACCTTCAAGCTGATTATGAAGTTCCCCAG TGTCCTTGGCTAGCAGATGTCTGCTTGGTTCAGTGTGCAAGGGGGGACAGGAAGAACAGCGCAAGCTGCATCATCTTTGAAATAAACAAGTTTCTGATTGGGCTTGAGCTTGTTCAGGAGAGACAGCTGCAGATAGAAGCTCATGTCTCAAAGCCTGAGGATGACACAAACTGCTCAGTGTCCTCAATAGAAGAAGATTTCCTCACAGCATCTGAGCACCTCGAGGAGGAAAACGAGGCTGATGAGTATAAAACTG TAGGCCatgaaaaaataagtgtttcaGAATCATCTTCAgatatcaaaaaaaataaaggaaaaggattTGAAAATCTACACTACAGGAAAGCCAGGTTGCCATTAATTCTGGAAGGAAATTccattaataaagaaaatacagctaCTAGAGTCTCTGAAGCTGTGAATGCTGTGGCTGAAGATGGCATCTCACAACCTGAAGATAAGCCAGACCAGGAAATCCCGTGGCAGAAGGAATTAGTGGAAACAGCTACATCATCTGTCAGTACTAGTAATTTGACTAGTGGGGTTGAACACTCCTGCTCAGTGAATGTATTAGAAGATGTATCTTTAACCAAAATGGCTAAAGAGGAGCTGGGGCCTCTTCACAACCCAATAGCAAAACACATCAGTAAGGTAGACATAGAGGAATGTGCAGGTGGTAGGAAAAGTGATCCCCCCTGGCAAAATGAGCAAGCATCTACAGGTCAGTATGCCACAAATTTAGCAGAATCTGTTCTGCAAGATGCATTCATCAGACTGTCACAGTCTCAAACCACTTTTAATGAGGAGGCTGCAGTCAGCATCTCTGTAGGGAGCTCCTGCAAGTCAGAAGATGTGTCTGCTGCCCGATCATGGAATGAACTTCCAAAGATCGTCATAGTGCAAAGTCCAGACAGCTGTGAGAATGTGTCTGACTGGCCAGGGTCTGCCTTCCCAAACGTGTGCCACTGGACTGAATCAGAAAGTTCTGCTGAAGTTTCAGATTACTTCGAGGAAGAACATTCAAATGGGCAAAGCCAGAGCGCACTGGAGATGGCCCTGGCGTGTGCAGCGACAGTCATTGGAACCATCTCAAGTCCCCAGGCTGCAGAAAAGTTCAGACAGGACCAAGAAACCACAGACTCCAAAAATGGAGCAGTAGATAATGAAGAGACACAGACAGCGTCTTCACAGCTACTTGAGGATTGTTCTGGTACAGAATATTCATTTCCATCTGCGCTGTGTGGCATGACTCAGGTAGCAAGTGCTGTAGCAGTCTGTGGACTGGGGGAAGCAAAGGAAGAGAAGTACCCTGCAACTTCGAGTGGTCTGCTGTCTGCAGCTCAGACATCTGCAGCCGTTACTCTTCATTGCAGCATAGCTATAGGAAGCAGCATGGAGAAGCTGAATGATAGCATTGCAAAGGCACTTCTCAAAGAGGCATCAACAATTTTGACAAAACCCAATACATACAAAAACGTAGGGCATTTTATGGAATCCATAAATGGAAGAATTATTGAAACAGCAGCAAGGCCACAGATTCCACACTCTGATGGAGTAATCAGGGATGAACTTGCACAAAACTTATCTAATATTATTCTACGTCATTCTATCGAAGAGGTTAGGAAGAAGAGACAGCTACAGCCCTGTTCAGAAAACAGCTCGAGTACACAAGACATTTTCATGGAGACTGCAAATGAGTTGCTTTTTAATGTGATATATTTCACTTGCAAGAAGATGAATGACATAAGACAAGTTGAAGAGTGTTCTCCTCTGTTTTCTGACAGCCCAAAAGCCAAGAAAGTAACAAGAGTAGAAGGATGGCCAACACAGGCAACCACACATGAAACATCACACAGACCCCTTGATCATTCTGCTGCTAAGCCATTTGGTACATGCTACAGTGCTAGCAAAGAACTTGGAAATGGTACAGGCACTAGGAAAACTAACATGAGAGATGTAAATAGCAAGGAAAGTGCCACACTGAATTCAGAACTAAGTAGAGCCACTGGACATAATGGGCTTGTTGCAAAAACATCTCCCAAGAAAAGATACCTGAAAAGAACCGCACGAGACTGTTACAAATCCCCAAATCAGGGTAACaatcagaagaagaaagactACAGATCATtttcagacagagaaaacagctttgcaaaCAATGAATGCAGGCATGGCGTTCAAGAACAACAGTCTTCCAATGCTGCTGCGAATGCAGATAACCAGGTGAAGCATAAGTGTGATGCTGTGCTAAACGATGAAGTCCAAGTTAGCTTATCTTTGTTAGGAAGCCATGTCTTGCTTCCTTCTCAGCCTCTGCTCCAGGTGAAACATTCAAGGGACAAATACTGTATAACAGATTTTGCAGAAGAATTGGCAGAAACAGTGGTCTCTATGGCAACCGAAATAGCTGCCATTTGTCTTGAAAACTCAAGTGGAAAGCAACCCTGGTTCTGTGCATGGAAGAGAGGCAATGAATATCTGGTGACCCAGAGTTTGTCATGCAGAAccatgaagaggaaaaaggaaacccATGCTAATAGCTCAGTTGTTCGGAAGCACAGGGCACCTAGACTCAGCGAGATCAAAAGAAAGACAGATGAGCATCCTGAGCTAAAGGAAAAGTTGATGAATCGGGTAATAGATGAATCTATAAACCTTGAGGATGCACCAGATTCTGTCAATATCTTTGCAAATGAAGTGGCTGCAAAGATCATGAACCTCACTGAACTCTCCATGGTTGACAGCATCTGGCAAGGTCCAAACCATCCCAGGAACAGGCTGCACTGTGACAGATGGAGCCGAGCCAAGGCCTCAAGCTGTGAGAGCATCCCAGAGGAGGATGCAGATTCCAAAGCCTCTGTCAATACCTTAGGCCTAATGAACACCTTTGGTCAATCGGTGAGCCAGACAAGTTCTGTCTCAAAGCAGTCTAGCTGTGAAAGCATTACAGATGAATTTTCAAGATTTATGGTGAACCAGatggaaaatgaaggaagaggCTTTGATTTGTTACTGGATTACtatgcaggaaaaaatgcaaacaacatCTTAACTTCTGCTTTGCAACAAGTAGCCAAGAAAAATGGTCACCTTAACGTAAGACCAAGTTGCCCATCCAAACAGTCCAGCACAGAAAGCATAACAGAAGAATTTTATAGGTATATGCtaagagaaatagaaaaggaaaacaaagataacCTATCTTCCCCTCGAAATTCAAAGGACTGGTGTGGCAGTTTGCTACCGCCCTCTCTACGATCACCTTTTTGCTTCAGACAAGCCTCAATGCCTGACACCAGATCATCCAGCTCTAGACTAACAGTTAACATCCCAGTCAAGGCAAATTCATTAGATGGATTTGCCCAGCATCATCGGGATTCCTTAAGCGTACAGCCAGTCAGTACTGTGGCTTCTTCAGGTCTTTGCAAGTCTGATTCCTGCCTGTACCAAAGATGCAAGACTGACCAGATCACTGATATGTTGATTCATGAGACATGGGCAAGTTCTATTGAATCTCTAATGCGCAAGAACAAAATCATAGCAGATGAGGCAGAGGTTGCAGAGGCAGATCACTTTCACAGTGATTCCCCACCACATGTGGAACAATATGCAAACAGACTGGCTGCAAATATTGTTGAAAGTGGTAAAAGTTTAATAGTTGTCCAGCAGGATTCCTTTGATTCTACGAGCCAAGATCATATGCTGGAAAGCAAATATCCCCAAAGCGCAACTCGGAttcaaacaaaacccaaaagagATGGAATAAATTTGGATGAGCaaaaagagaagatgaagaaCCCTGGATGGCTCCCTGCAGGTCAGCACAGGGAAGTGCCTTTAATTCAGATAGAAACTGATCAACGAGATGAGGCAGATAAAGACTCTAAGTCCTTAACTTCACATGACTCTTCTGGAAAGGAGCatcaaagcaatgaaaaacCTCCAGAAGCTTATGCTGGGAAGCACACAGTTTCTGGTTCCTTACTGAATAG CAAGAATGCTCAGAGCAGACTGGATGCTGAAGTCCCAGGAGAGACAAAAACAGCTGAAGAATTTCCAAACCATCTCAGCAGCAGTGAGGAAAGCACTGGTAGCTGGTCCCAGCTGGCCAATGATGAGGACAATCCAGATGACACAAGTAGCTACTTACAACTCAGTGAACGATCCCTGAG CAATGGCAACAGCAGTACAACTAGCAGTCTTGGCATTATGGACCTGGAAATTTATCAGGAGAACATGCCATCTTCTCCTATGATTAA tGAATTAGTAGAAGAAAAGGTTTTCCTTAaagaacagacagaaaatacagagg aaagtaCTTCAGGGCTCTCAGTGGGAACAGCCAATTGTCAGAAGGACCTCTTGGTGATAAATTTTGATCTGGAACCAGAATGCCCTGACGCAGAGCTTCGAGCCACCCTGCAGTGGATAGCTGCTTCTGAACTTGGAATCCCAaccatctattttaaaaaatctcaggaaaacagaattgaAAAG TTTTTAGATGTTGTGCAACTAGTTCAACGGAAGTCCTGGAAGGTTGGCGATATCTTTCATGCTGTGGTGCAATACTGCAAGCTCAGTGAGGAAGGCAGAGAGATGACACCAAGCCTGTTTGACTGGCTCCTTGAATTGGGTTAA
- the SPHKAP gene encoding A-kinase anchor protein SPHKAP isoform X5, with protein sequence MAGRPPPRSLLETKHFSYLINMLGLIKDAESNFESQLMQEVPEHQGNSTDSSGSSLGSSVTACKKILCSNSLLESTDYWLQNQRTPCQIGFLEDKSESNCASVCFVNLDANRDDCSDEQVQQKLISVSPSLPKLISSMNVQPPKENEIVLLSGLTSGNLQADYEVPQCPWLADVCLVQCARGDRKNSASCIIFEINKFLIGLELVQERQLQIEAHVSKPEDDTNCSVSSIEEDFLTASEHLEEENEADEYKTVGHEKISVSESSSDIKKNKGKGFENLHYRKARLPLILEGNSINKENTATRVSEAVNAVAEDGISQPEDKPDQEIPWQKELVETATSSVSTSNLTSGVEHSCSVNVLEDVSLTKMAKEELGPLHNPIAKHISKVDIEECAGGRKSDPPWQNEQASTGQYATNLAESVLQDAFIRLSQSQTTFNEEAAVSISVGSSCKSEDVSAARSWNELPKIVIVQSPDSCENVSDWPGSAFPNVCHWTESESSAEVSDYFEEEHSNGQSQSALEMALACAATVIGTISSPQAAEKFRQDQETTDSKNGAVDNEETQTASSQLLEDCSGTEYSFPSALCGMTQVASAVAVCGLGEAKEEKYPATSSGLLSAAQTSAAVTLHCSIAIGSSMEKLNDSIAKALLKEASTILTKPNTYKNVGHFMESINGRIIETAARPQIPHSDGVIRDELAQNLSNIILRHSIEEVRKKRQLQPCSENSSSTQDIFMETANELLFNVIYFTCKKMNDIRQVEECSPLFSDSPKAKKVTRVEGWPTQATTHETSHRPLDHSAAKPFGTCYSASKELGNGTGTRKTNMRDVNSKESATLNSELSRATGHNGLVAKTSPKKRYLKRTARDCYKSPNQGNNQKKKDYRSFSDRENSFANNECRHGVQEQQSSNAAANADNQVKHKCDAVLNDEVQVSLSLLGSHVLLPSQPLLQVKHSRDKYCITDFAEELAETVVSMATEIAAICLENSSGKQPWFCAWKRGNEYLVTQSLSCRTMKRKKETHANSSVVRKHRAPRLSEIKRKTDEHPELKEKLMNRVIDESINLEDAPDSVNIFANEVAAKIMNLTELSMVDSIWQGPNHPRNRLHCDRWSRAKASSCESIPEEDADSKASVNTLGLMNTFGQSVSQTSSVSKQSSCESITDEFSRFMVNQMENEGRGFDLLLDYYAGKNANNILTSALQQVAKKNGHLNVRPSCPSKQSSTESITEEFYRYMLREIEKENKDNLSSPRNSKDWCGSLLPPSLRSPFCFRQASMPDTRSSSSRLTVNIPVKANSLDGFAQHHRDSLSVQPVSTVASSGLCKSDSCLYQRCKTDQITDMLIHETWASSIESLMRKNKIIADEAEVAEADHFHSDSPPHVEQYANRLAANIVESGKSLIVVQQDSFDSTSQDHMLESKYPQSATRIQTKPKRDGINLDEQKEKMKNPGWLPAGQHREVPLIQIETDQRDEADKDSKSLTSHDSSGKEHQSNEKPPEAYAGKHTVSGSLLNSKNAQSRLDAEVPGETKTAEEFPNHLSSSEESTGSWSQLANDEDNPDDTSSYLQLSERSLSELVEEKVFLKEQTENTEESTSGLSVGTANCQKDLLVINFDLEPECPDAELRATLQWIAASELGIPTIYFKKSQENRIEKFLDVVQLVQRKSWKVGDIFHAVVQYCKLSEEGREMTPSLFDWLLELG encoded by the exons gTTTGCTTTGTGAATTTAGATGCAAACAGAGATGATTGCAGCGATGAGCAAGTGCAACAG AAATTGATCAGCGTCTCTCCAAGTCTCCCCAAACTCATCAGTTCTATGAATGTACAACCAcccaaggaaaatgaaatagtcCTGCTGAGTGGATTAACATCAGGAAACCTTCAAGCTGATTATGAAGTTCCCCAG TGTCCTTGGCTAGCAGATGTCTGCTTGGTTCAGTGTGCAAGGGGGGACAGGAAGAACAGCGCAAGCTGCATCATCTTTGAAATAAACAAGTTTCTGATTGGGCTTGAGCTTGTTCAGGAGAGACAGCTGCAGATAGAAGCTCATGTCTCAAAGCCTGAGGATGACACAAACTGCTCAGTGTCCTCAATAGAAGAAGATTTCCTCACAGCATCTGAGCACCTCGAGGAGGAAAACGAGGCTGATGAGTATAAAACTG TAGGCCatgaaaaaataagtgtttcaGAATCATCTTCAgatatcaaaaaaaataaaggaaaaggattTGAAAATCTACACTACAGGAAAGCCAGGTTGCCATTAATTCTGGAAGGAAATTccattaataaagaaaatacagctaCTAGAGTCTCTGAAGCTGTGAATGCTGTGGCTGAAGATGGCATCTCACAACCTGAAGATAAGCCAGACCAGGAAATCCCGTGGCAGAAGGAATTAGTGGAAACAGCTACATCATCTGTCAGTACTAGTAATTTGACTAGTGGGGTTGAACACTCCTGCTCAGTGAATGTATTAGAAGATGTATCTTTAACCAAAATGGCTAAAGAGGAGCTGGGGCCTCTTCACAACCCAATAGCAAAACACATCAGTAAGGTAGACATAGAGGAATGTGCAGGTGGTAGGAAAAGTGATCCCCCCTGGCAAAATGAGCAAGCATCTACAGGTCAGTATGCCACAAATTTAGCAGAATCTGTTCTGCAAGATGCATTCATCAGACTGTCACAGTCTCAAACCACTTTTAATGAGGAGGCTGCAGTCAGCATCTCTGTAGGGAGCTCCTGCAAGTCAGAAGATGTGTCTGCTGCCCGATCATGGAATGAACTTCCAAAGATCGTCATAGTGCAAAGTCCAGACAGCTGTGAGAATGTGTCTGACTGGCCAGGGTCTGCCTTCCCAAACGTGTGCCACTGGACTGAATCAGAAAGTTCTGCTGAAGTTTCAGATTACTTCGAGGAAGAACATTCAAATGGGCAAAGCCAGAGCGCACTGGAGATGGCCCTGGCGTGTGCAGCGACAGTCATTGGAACCATCTCAAGTCCCCAGGCTGCAGAAAAGTTCAGACAGGACCAAGAAACCACAGACTCCAAAAATGGAGCAGTAGATAATGAAGAGACACAGACAGCGTCTTCACAGCTACTTGAGGATTGTTCTGGTACAGAATATTCATTTCCATCTGCGCTGTGTGGCATGACTCAGGTAGCAAGTGCTGTAGCAGTCTGTGGACTGGGGGAAGCAAAGGAAGAGAAGTACCCTGCAACTTCGAGTGGTCTGCTGTCTGCAGCTCAGACATCTGCAGCCGTTACTCTTCATTGCAGCATAGCTATAGGAAGCAGCATGGAGAAGCTGAATGATAGCATTGCAAAGGCACTTCTCAAAGAGGCATCAACAATTTTGACAAAACCCAATACATACAAAAACGTAGGGCATTTTATGGAATCCATAAATGGAAGAATTATTGAAACAGCAGCAAGGCCACAGATTCCACACTCTGATGGAGTAATCAGGGATGAACTTGCACAAAACTTATCTAATATTATTCTACGTCATTCTATCGAAGAGGTTAGGAAGAAGAGACAGCTACAGCCCTGTTCAGAAAACAGCTCGAGTACACAAGACATTTTCATGGAGACTGCAAATGAGTTGCTTTTTAATGTGATATATTTCACTTGCAAGAAGATGAATGACATAAGACAAGTTGAAGAGTGTTCTCCTCTGTTTTCTGACAGCCCAAAAGCCAAGAAAGTAACAAGAGTAGAAGGATGGCCAACACAGGCAACCACACATGAAACATCACACAGACCCCTTGATCATTCTGCTGCTAAGCCATTTGGTACATGCTACAGTGCTAGCAAAGAACTTGGAAATGGTACAGGCACTAGGAAAACTAACATGAGAGATGTAAATAGCAAGGAAAGTGCCACACTGAATTCAGAACTAAGTAGAGCCACTGGACATAATGGGCTTGTTGCAAAAACATCTCCCAAGAAAAGATACCTGAAAAGAACCGCACGAGACTGTTACAAATCCCCAAATCAGGGTAACaatcagaagaagaaagactACAGATCATtttcagacagagaaaacagctttgcaaaCAATGAATGCAGGCATGGCGTTCAAGAACAACAGTCTTCCAATGCTGCTGCGAATGCAGATAACCAGGTGAAGCATAAGTGTGATGCTGTGCTAAACGATGAAGTCCAAGTTAGCTTATCTTTGTTAGGAAGCCATGTCTTGCTTCCTTCTCAGCCTCTGCTCCAGGTGAAACATTCAAGGGACAAATACTGTATAACAGATTTTGCAGAAGAATTGGCAGAAACAGTGGTCTCTATGGCAACCGAAATAGCTGCCATTTGTCTTGAAAACTCAAGTGGAAAGCAACCCTGGTTCTGTGCATGGAAGAGAGGCAATGAATATCTGGTGACCCAGAGTTTGTCATGCAGAAccatgaagaggaaaaaggaaacccATGCTAATAGCTCAGTTGTTCGGAAGCACAGGGCACCTAGACTCAGCGAGATCAAAAGAAAGACAGATGAGCATCCTGAGCTAAAGGAAAAGTTGATGAATCGGGTAATAGATGAATCTATAAACCTTGAGGATGCACCAGATTCTGTCAATATCTTTGCAAATGAAGTGGCTGCAAAGATCATGAACCTCACTGAACTCTCCATGGTTGACAGCATCTGGCAAGGTCCAAACCATCCCAGGAACAGGCTGCACTGTGACAGATGGAGCCGAGCCAAGGCCTCAAGCTGTGAGAGCATCCCAGAGGAGGATGCAGATTCCAAAGCCTCTGTCAATACCTTAGGCCTAATGAACACCTTTGGTCAATCGGTGAGCCAGACAAGTTCTGTCTCAAAGCAGTCTAGCTGTGAAAGCATTACAGATGAATTTTCAAGATTTATGGTGAACCAGatggaaaatgaaggaagaggCTTTGATTTGTTACTGGATTACtatgcaggaaaaaatgcaaacaacatCTTAACTTCTGCTTTGCAACAAGTAGCCAAGAAAAATGGTCACCTTAACGTAAGACCAAGTTGCCCATCCAAACAGTCCAGCACAGAAAGCATAACAGAAGAATTTTATAGGTATATGCtaagagaaatagaaaaggaaaacaaagataacCTATCTTCCCCTCGAAATTCAAAGGACTGGTGTGGCAGTTTGCTACCGCCCTCTCTACGATCACCTTTTTGCTTCAGACAAGCCTCAATGCCTGACACCAGATCATCCAGCTCTAGACTAACAGTTAACATCCCAGTCAAGGCAAATTCATTAGATGGATTTGCCCAGCATCATCGGGATTCCTTAAGCGTACAGCCAGTCAGTACTGTGGCTTCTTCAGGTCTTTGCAAGTCTGATTCCTGCCTGTACCAAAGATGCAAGACTGACCAGATCACTGATATGTTGATTCATGAGACATGGGCAAGTTCTATTGAATCTCTAATGCGCAAGAACAAAATCATAGCAGATGAGGCAGAGGTTGCAGAGGCAGATCACTTTCACAGTGATTCCCCACCACATGTGGAACAATATGCAAACAGACTGGCTGCAAATATTGTTGAAAGTGGTAAAAGTTTAATAGTTGTCCAGCAGGATTCCTTTGATTCTACGAGCCAAGATCATATGCTGGAAAGCAAATATCCCCAAAGCGCAACTCGGAttcaaacaaaacccaaaagagATGGAATAAATTTGGATGAGCaaaaagagaagatgaagaaCCCTGGATGGCTCCCTGCAGGTCAGCACAGGGAAGTGCCTTTAATTCAGATAGAAACTGATCAACGAGATGAGGCAGATAAAGACTCTAAGTCCTTAACTTCACATGACTCTTCTGGAAAGGAGCatcaaagcaatgaaaaacCTCCAGAAGCTTATGCTGGGAAGCACACAGTTTCTGGTTCCTTACTGAATAG CAAGAATGCTCAGAGCAGACTGGATGCTGAAGTCCCAGGAGAGACAAAAACAGCTGAAGAATTTCCAAACCATCTCAGCAGCAGTGAGGAAAGCACTGGTAGCTGGTCCCAGCTGGCCAATGATGAGGACAATCCAGATGACACAAGTAGCTACTTACAACTCAGTGAACGATCCCTGAG tGAATTAGTAGAAGAAAAGGTTTTCCTTAaagaacagacagaaaatacagagg aaagtaCTTCAGGGCTCTCAGTGGGAACAGCCAATTGTCAGAAGGACCTCTTGGTGATAAATTTTGATCTGGAACCAGAATGCCCTGACGCAGAGCTTCGAGCCACCCTGCAGTGGATAGCTGCTTCTGAACTTGGAATCCCAaccatctattttaaaaaatctcaggaaaacagaattgaAAAG TTTTTAGATGTTGTGCAACTAGTTCAACGGAAGTCCTGGAAGGTTGGCGATATCTTTCATGCTGTGGTGCAATACTGCAAGCTCAGTGAGGAAGGCAGAGAGATGACACCAAGCCTGTTTGACTGGCTCCTTGAATTGGGTTAA